One stretch of Clavibacter californiensis DNA includes these proteins:
- a CDS encoding SDR family oxidoreductase: protein MTAAVPVWVIGARGLLGASLLDALTADPRWAPVDAEPLPWSTADEGVIRQAARTEAERLLAAGLAAGRWAVMWCAGAAVTGSTRAQLDHELGQLEAVLDEIALAAAADPAPGGALFYSSSAGGVYAGAARPPFTEATEPRPLAPYGEAKLRAEGLVRAFGERTGVRTLIGRIANLYGPRQAVGKPQGLITQLARANLSPTPASIYVPLETVRDYLYADDCAGLVRDATARLLGLPADTHVMKILASGQPVTISALLGHFTALGKARPHVMLGLSPLAGYQAVDLRLESVVWPDLDERDTMPLPAGIHITAQALISGMQSGELTPR, encoded by the coding sequence ATGACGGCCGCCGTCCCGGTCTGGGTGATCGGCGCGCGCGGCCTCCTCGGCGCGTCCCTGCTCGACGCCCTGACGGCGGATCCCCGCTGGGCGCCCGTCGACGCCGAGCCCCTGCCCTGGTCGACCGCGGACGAGGGCGTCATCCGCCAGGCTGCGCGCACCGAGGCGGAGCGGCTCCTCGCGGCGGGCCTCGCGGCCGGTCGCTGGGCAGTCATGTGGTGCGCGGGCGCCGCGGTCACCGGCAGCACGCGCGCGCAGCTGGATCACGAGCTCGGGCAGCTCGAGGCCGTGCTGGACGAGATCGCCCTGGCCGCCGCGGCCGACCCGGCACCCGGCGGCGCGCTGTTCTACTCGTCGTCCGCGGGCGGCGTGTACGCGGGCGCGGCCCGGCCGCCCTTCACGGAGGCGACGGAACCGCGGCCACTGGCGCCCTACGGGGAGGCGAAGCTCCGCGCGGAGGGCCTCGTGCGCGCGTTCGGCGAGCGCACCGGCGTGCGCACCCTCATCGGGCGCATCGCGAACCTGTACGGTCCGCGCCAGGCGGTCGGCAAGCCGCAGGGCCTCATCACGCAGCTGGCCCGGGCGAACCTCTCCCCCACCCCGGCCTCGATCTACGTGCCGCTCGAGACGGTGCGCGACTACCTCTACGCCGACGACTGCGCCGGCCTCGTGCGCGACGCGACCGCGCGCCTGCTCGGCCTGCCGGCGGACACCCACGTGATGAAGATCCTGGCGTCCGGGCAGCCGGTCACCATCAGCGCGCTCCTCGGACACTTCACGGCGCTCGGCAAGGCGCGGCCGCACGTGATGCTCGGCCTGTCGCCCTTGGCCGGCTACCAGGCGGTGGACCTCCGCCTCGAGAGCGTCGTGTGGCCGGACCTCGACGAGCGCGACACGATGCCGCTGCCCGCCGGGATCCACATCACGGCGCAGGCCCTCATCTCGGGCATGCAGTCCGGCGAGCTCACCCCGCGCTGA
- a CDS encoding glycosyltransferase family 2 protein: MAPRVSIVIPAYNNADYLAETLDSVLAQTFTDFEVVIADHSSTDGTWDVMQRYADEPRVRLLRTEAGGGALRNWNRVSQEAGGELIKLVCGDDLLYPTILERQVAELDASPSVVLVASPRDIVDADSRPIVRDHGVSGSRIAISGAAAVRRTIRSGTNIFGEPGCVLMRRADLEAVGWWDSRWPYLIDETTYAKVLLRGDFASVGPKALAGFRISDSQWSVRLAGEQASAAAGFHRWVLEAHPGVVSRADVRLGDMMARAKALSRRLVYLYLGRRMSRSAGSAA, from the coding sequence GTGGCCCCACGCGTCTCGATCGTCATCCCCGCATACAACAACGCCGACTACCTCGCCGAGACGCTCGACTCCGTGCTGGCGCAGACGTTCACCGACTTCGAGGTCGTGATCGCGGACCACTCCTCCACCGACGGGACGTGGGACGTGATGCAGCGCTACGCCGACGAGCCGCGCGTCCGCCTGCTCCGCACCGAGGCGGGCGGCGGGGCCCTCCGCAACTGGAACCGCGTGAGCCAGGAGGCCGGCGGCGAGCTGATCAAGCTGGTCTGCGGCGACGACCTCCTCTACCCCACCATCCTCGAGCGCCAGGTGGCCGAGCTCGACGCGTCGCCGTCCGTCGTGCTCGTCGCCTCCCCGCGGGACATCGTCGACGCGGACAGCCGCCCGATCGTGCGCGACCACGGCGTCTCCGGATCCCGCATCGCCATCTCGGGCGCCGCTGCCGTCCGCCGCACCATCCGCTCGGGCACCAACATCTTCGGTGAGCCGGGTTGCGTGCTCATGCGCCGGGCCGACCTCGAGGCCGTGGGCTGGTGGGACTCGCGCTGGCCGTACCTCATCGACGAGACCACGTACGCGAAGGTGCTGCTGCGCGGCGACTTCGCGTCCGTCGGCCCGAAGGCCCTCGCGGGGTTCCGCATCTCCGACTCGCAGTGGAGCGTGCGGCTCGCGGGCGAGCAGGCCAGCGCGGCGGCGGGCTTCCACCGCTGGGTGCTCGAGGCGCACCCCGGCGTCGTCAGCAGGGCCGACGTCCGGCTCGGCGACATGATGGCCCGGGCCAAGGCGCTCTCCCGCCGGCTCGTGTACCTCTACCTCGGACGGCGCATGTCGCGCTCGGCCGGGAGCGCCGCGTGA
- a CDS encoding glycosyltransferase, translating into MAGDVAGAPAGLDLIQRVILPSEHDPDIVPLYVDADYWTSIPVAPEKRRRSPLRVVDSDTHNAVVRLSDMGIISAIRGDRGFQVPHRRKVSFGTYFNAFPASYWRASTTLDGVVLEVETNGEGQVIVYRSNARGVIQKVDGAAVTGSTTSRFELPFTYFADGGWYWFDLMGEEADFALVEAGWYAPAGSAPTAGAAGSVSIAITTLNRAEYCVKLLTDIGEKPDVAALLDHVYVTDQGTQKVADQPAFPRAQELLGEKLRVIDQANLGGSGGFSRGMYETLKEGASDYVLVMDDDITLEPESIRRAVKFADYARTPTIVGGHMFDMYDKSKLHAYAEGFDMWNFMWGPVTPTRHDFSASNLRQTRWMHRRVDAEYNGWWMCLIPVSTIKQVGLSLPVFIKWDDAEYALRAKEVGVPTVTLPGAAVWHVSWVDKDDSQDWQAFFHARNRLIAALLHSPYERGGRFLTANLATDVRHLVSMQYFALAARHEAYRNILRGPRSLHEDMVTRLARTRELAQGFTDGVPIKDRAALPEIVAPDKPQRRRGGGAPAGIARVVWLARTVARHAFAPLGPAAARGPEAHLAFEDARWWVVPSFDSVLVSNAEGSAALLHRRDPVLFRRMLWTSIVLRWRILARWPQLKAAYRAALPTVTSPETWARTFGVDQPPVGRRK; encoded by the coding sequence ATGGCGGGCGACGTCGCGGGCGCACCCGCCGGGCTCGACCTCATCCAGCGCGTCATCCTGCCGTCCGAGCACGACCCGGACATCGTCCCGCTGTACGTGGACGCCGACTACTGGACGAGCATCCCGGTCGCGCCCGAGAAGCGTCGGCGCTCGCCGCTGCGCGTGGTCGACTCGGACACGCACAACGCCGTCGTCCGCCTCAGCGACATGGGCATCATCAGCGCCATCCGCGGCGACCGCGGCTTCCAGGTGCCCCACCGCAGGAAGGTGTCGTTCGGCACCTACTTCAACGCGTTCCCCGCCTCGTACTGGCGCGCGAGCACCACGCTCGACGGCGTCGTGCTCGAGGTCGAGACGAACGGCGAGGGCCAGGTGATCGTCTACCGCTCGAACGCGCGCGGCGTGATCCAGAAGGTCGACGGCGCGGCCGTGACCGGATCCACCACCTCCCGCTTCGAGCTCCCGTTCACGTACTTCGCGGACGGCGGCTGGTACTGGTTCGACCTGATGGGCGAGGAGGCCGACTTCGCGCTCGTCGAGGCCGGCTGGTACGCCCCGGCCGGATCCGCCCCCACCGCGGGCGCCGCCGGATCGGTGAGCATCGCCATCACCACGCTCAACCGCGCCGAGTACTGCGTCAAGCTCCTCACCGACATCGGCGAGAAGCCGGACGTCGCGGCGCTCCTCGACCACGTGTACGTCACCGACCAGGGCACCCAGAAGGTGGCCGACCAGCCGGCGTTCCCGCGTGCGCAGGAGCTGCTCGGCGAGAAGCTCCGCGTCATCGACCAGGCCAACCTCGGCGGATCGGGCGGCTTCTCCCGCGGCATGTACGAGACGCTGAAGGAGGGCGCGAGCGACTACGTCCTCGTCATGGACGACGACATCACGCTCGAGCCGGAGAGCATCCGCCGTGCCGTGAAGTTCGCGGACTACGCCAGGACGCCCACGATCGTCGGCGGCCACATGTTCGACATGTACGACAAGAGCAAGCTCCACGCGTATGCCGAGGGCTTCGACATGTGGAACTTCATGTGGGGTCCCGTCACGCCCACGCGCCACGACTTCAGCGCGTCGAACCTCCGCCAGACCAGGTGGATGCACCGCCGCGTCGACGCCGAGTACAACGGCTGGTGGATGTGCCTCATCCCCGTCTCCACGATCAAGCAGGTCGGCCTGTCGCTGCCCGTCTTCATCAAGTGGGACGACGCCGAGTACGCGCTGCGCGCCAAGGAGGTCGGCGTGCCGACCGTCACGCTCCCGGGAGCCGCCGTCTGGCACGTCTCGTGGGTCGACAAGGACGACTCGCAGGACTGGCAGGCCTTCTTCCACGCGCGCAACCGCCTCATCGCGGCCCTGCTGCACTCGCCGTACGAGCGCGGGGGGCGTTTCCTCACGGCCAACCTCGCCACGGACGTCCGCCACCTGGTGTCGATGCAGTACTTCGCGCTCGCCGCCCGGCACGAGGCGTACCGGAACATCCTCCGCGGGCCGCGCAGCCTGCACGAGGACATGGTGACGCGCCTCGCCCGCACCCGCGAGCTGGCGCAGGGATTCACCGACGGCGTCCCGATCAAGGACCGCGCCGCCCTGCCCGAGATCGTCGCGCCGGACAAGCCGCAGCGTCGGCGCGGGGGCGGAGCCCCGGCGGGCATCGCCCGCGTCGTGTGGCTCGCCCGGACGGTGGCGCGCCACGCGTTCGCCCCGCTCGGCCCGGCCGCGGCGCGCGGGCCGGAGGCGCACCTGGCGTTCGAGGACGCCCGCTGGTGGGTCGTCCCCTCCTTCGACAGCGTGCTCGTCTCCAACGCGGAGGGGTCGGCGGCACTCCTGCACCGCCGGGATCCCGTGCTCTTCCGCCGCATGCTGTGGACGAGCATCGTGCTCCGCTGGCGCATCCTCGCCCGCTGGCCGCAGCTCAAGGCCGCGTACCGCGCGGCCCTGCCCACGGTCACGAGCCCGGAGACCTGGGCCCGCACGTTCGGCGTCGACCAGCCTCCGGTCGGCCGCCGGAAGTAG
- a CDS encoding GtrA family protein codes for MEQHAHDVDGPREETPPPGILLRLIKDERVAFLLVGGFNTVLGTAWFALFYLLWGHSIPYPLVLVIAWAVQLPIAFTLHRKLVFRVSGNLLPDFSRYTLVNLVPLFANMLLLPLVVETTPLEPIVAQILVTIVITVATYTGHKFFSFRRPRDEAVR; via the coding sequence ATGGAACAGCACGCGCACGACGTCGACGGCCCCCGCGAGGAGACCCCGCCCCCGGGGATCCTGCTCCGGCTGATCAAGGACGAGCGCGTCGCGTTCCTGCTGGTCGGCGGCTTCAACACCGTGCTCGGCACGGCGTGGTTCGCACTCTTCTACCTGCTGTGGGGCCACTCGATCCCGTATCCGCTCGTGCTCGTCATCGCGTGGGCGGTGCAGCTCCCCATCGCGTTCACCCTGCATCGCAAGCTCGTCTTCCGGGTGAGCGGCAACCTGCTCCCGGACTTCTCCCGCTACACGCTGGTGAACCTCGTGCCGCTGTTCGCCAACATGCTGCTGCTGCCGCTCGTGGTCGAGACCACGCCCCTGGAGCCGATCGTCGCGCAGATCCTCGTGACCATCGTGATCACCGTGGCGACCTACACGGGCCACAAGTTCTTCTCGTTCCGCCGGCCGCGCGACGAGGCCGTCCGCTGA
- a CDS encoding glycosyltransferase, with the protein MSAVGPRDAVEDVLPPDHSVSVVIPVYQGELTLEALIAEIQPFTVPQITRDGHSYAVTEVLLVFDNGRDGSPRVLRELKRLHPFVRPIWLSRNFGQHAATLAGMASSGGDWIVTLDEDGQHDPGFIPDMLDVAMRDLASVVYAKPTNTPSHGLLRNVASRGAKVVLNAMSSDQDAEQFQSYRLVLGSVGRSVAAYAGSGVYLDIALGWVANRISTCDITLRDEGERQSGYSPRRLFSHFWRMVLSSGTRGLRAVSVLGALFLVVALIFVIVIVVSRLTDNSVPAGWASTIVTILASSGIILFSLGIIAEYVGVSVGMAQGRPAYLIVRDPLDGPHGRPPRGHV; encoded by the coding sequence GTGAGCGCCGTCGGACCGCGCGACGCGGTCGAGGACGTGCTGCCGCCCGACCACTCCGTCTCCGTCGTCATCCCCGTGTACCAGGGCGAGCTGACGCTCGAGGCGCTGATCGCGGAGATCCAGCCGTTCACGGTCCCGCAGATCACCCGCGACGGCCACAGCTACGCCGTCACCGAGGTGCTCCTCGTCTTCGACAACGGTCGCGACGGATCCCCCCGCGTCCTCCGCGAGCTCAAGCGCCTGCATCCCTTCGTCCGGCCCATCTGGCTGAGCCGCAACTTCGGGCAGCACGCCGCCACGCTCGCGGGCATGGCCTCGTCGGGCGGGGACTGGATCGTCACGCTCGACGAGGACGGCCAGCACGACCCGGGCTTCATCCCGGACATGCTCGACGTCGCCATGCGCGACCTCGCGTCGGTCGTCTACGCGAAGCCGACGAACACGCCGTCGCACGGCCTCCTGCGGAACGTCGCCTCGCGCGGCGCCAAGGTCGTCCTCAACGCCATGTCCTCCGACCAGGACGCCGAGCAGTTCCAGAGCTACCGGCTCGTGCTCGGCTCCGTCGGCCGCAGTGTCGCCGCCTACGCGGGGTCCGGCGTCTACCTCGACATCGCGCTCGGCTGGGTCGCCAACCGCATCTCGACGTGCGACATCACCCTCCGCGACGAGGGCGAGCGGCAGTCGGGCTACTCGCCCCGCCGCCTCTTCTCGCACTTCTGGCGGATGGTGCTCTCCAGCGGCACCCGCGGCCTGCGCGCCGTGAGCGTCCTCGGGGCGCTCTTCCTCGTGGTCGCGCTGATCTTCGTGATCGTCATCGTCGTCAGCCGCCTCACCGACAACTCGGTGCCGGCGGGCTGGGCGTCGACCATCGTCACGATCCTCGCGTCGAGCGGCATCATCCTGTTCTCCCTCGGGATCATCGCGGAGTACGTCGGCGTCTCGGTCGGCATGGCGCAGGGCCGGCCCGCGTACCTGATCGTGCGCGACCCCCTCGACGGCCCGCACGGCCGTCCGCCGCGCGGGCACGTATGA
- a CDS encoding glycosyltransferase family 2 protein — protein MTAEPLPTPAPLVSFILPVYDEEASVELFSRTLTDALESADLGMRFEFVYVNDGSADTSLERLHALAAADDRVQVIDFSRNFGHQIAVTAGIDHASGDAAVIMDTDLQDPPRVAVELIRRWQDGFNVVYAQRRTRKDSLFKKATAGAFYRTLALVAEIDIPRDTGDFRLIDRKVIDAVKRFPERNRFLRGMVSYVGFKQTNVQFDRDERHAGVTGYPLRKMVKFAADGILGFSTFPLKLIQLVGLVVSALSALAVVYVLVSRAIDPSSVVPGWTFTVIAILFVGGVQIIMLSVLGSYLGRVYAEVQNRPLYLVASHVGRPADQADGTVRTASSEVPYRRD, from the coding sequence GTGACCGCAGAACCCCTCCCCACGCCCGCGCCGCTCGTGAGCTTCATCCTGCCCGTGTACGACGAGGAGGCCAGCGTCGAGCTGTTCTCCCGCACGCTGACGGATGCGCTGGAGTCCGCCGACCTCGGGATGCGCTTCGAGTTCGTGTACGTCAACGACGGATCCGCGGACACCTCGCTGGAGCGGCTGCACGCCCTGGCGGCCGCAGACGACCGCGTGCAGGTGATCGACTTCTCCCGGAACTTCGGCCACCAGATCGCCGTGACGGCGGGCATCGACCATGCATCGGGCGACGCGGCGGTCATCATGGACACCGACCTGCAGGACCCGCCCCGAGTCGCGGTCGAGCTCATCCGACGCTGGCAGGACGGCTTCAACGTCGTCTACGCGCAGCGCCGGACCCGCAAGGACAGCCTCTTCAAGAAGGCCACCGCCGGCGCCTTCTACCGCACCCTCGCCCTCGTCGCCGAGATCGACATCCCGCGCGACACCGGGGACTTCCGCCTGATCGACCGCAAGGTCATCGACGCCGTGAAGCGCTTCCCGGAGCGCAACCGCTTCCTCCGCGGCATGGTCTCGTACGTCGGGTTCAAGCAGACGAACGTCCAGTTCGACCGGGACGAGCGGCACGCGGGCGTCACGGGCTACCCGCTGCGCAAGATGGTCAAGTTCGCGGCGGACGGCATCCTCGGCTTCTCCACGTTCCCGCTGAAGCTCATCCAGCTCGTCGGCCTCGTCGTGTCGGCGCTCAGCGCGCTGGCGGTCGTGTACGTCCTGGTGAGCCGCGCCATCGACCCGTCGAGCGTCGTGCCCGGGTGGACGTTCACGGTGATCGCGATCCTCTTCGTGGGCGGGGTGCAGATCATCATGCTCAGCGTCCTCGGGAGCTACCTCGGGCGGGTCTACGCGGAGGTGCAGAACCGGCCGCTGTACCTGGTCGCGTCGCACGTGGGCCGCCCCGCGGATCAGGCCGACGGGACGGTGCGCACGGCGTCGTCCGAGGTGCCCTACCGCCGCGACTGA
- the glf gene encoding UDP-galactopyranose mutase gives MSPDLVVVGSGFFGLTIAERVAEELGLKVLVIDRRDHIGGNAYSEKDPETGIEVHRYGAHLFHTSNETVWEYVNRFTDFTPYVHRVYTEHKGEVFPLPINLGTINQFFRSAHGPQAARDLIAEQASELDAGEAKNLEEKGISLIGRPLYEAFIRDYTAKQWQTDPTDLPAEVISRLPVRYTYDNRYFNDTHEGLPVEGYTAWLERMADHPNIEVRLETDFFDETQEVNRASVVGKVPVVYTGAIDRYFDYSEGALSWRTLDFEREVLPVGDFQGTPVMNYADSDVPFTRIHEFRHFHPERDAPADKTVIMREYSRFAEGEDEPYYPVNTAADRAGLLKYRELAKQEEGVFFGGRLGTYQYLDMHMAIGAALSMYENKLKPVLAKDAS, from the coding sequence ATGAGCCCTGATCTCGTAGTGGTCGGATCCGGTTTCTTCGGACTCACGATCGCGGAGCGCGTCGCCGAGGAGCTGGGCCTCAAGGTCCTCGTCATCGACCGCCGCGACCACATCGGCGGCAACGCGTACAGCGAGAAGGACCCGGAGACCGGGATCGAGGTGCACCGCTACGGCGCGCACCTGTTCCACACGTCGAACGAGACCGTGTGGGAGTACGTCAACCGCTTCACGGACTTCACCCCCTACGTGCACCGCGTCTACACGGAGCACAAGGGAGAGGTGTTCCCCCTGCCTATCAACCTGGGCACCATCAACCAGTTCTTCCGCTCCGCGCACGGGCCGCAGGCCGCCCGCGACCTCATCGCCGAGCAGGCGTCCGAGCTCGACGCCGGGGAGGCGAAGAACCTCGAGGAGAAGGGCATCTCCCTCATCGGGCGCCCGCTCTACGAGGCGTTCATCCGCGACTACACGGCGAAGCAGTGGCAGACGGATCCCACGGACCTGCCCGCCGAGGTCATCAGCCGCCTGCCCGTGCGCTACACGTACGACAACCGCTACTTCAACGACACGCACGAGGGCCTGCCCGTCGAGGGCTACACCGCGTGGCTCGAGCGCATGGCCGACCACCCGAACATCGAGGTCCGCCTCGAGACCGACTTCTTCGACGAGACCCAGGAGGTCAACCGGGCATCGGTCGTCGGGAAGGTCCCCGTCGTCTACACGGGCGCCATCGACCGCTACTTCGACTACTCGGAGGGCGCGCTGTCGTGGCGCACGCTCGACTTCGAGCGCGAGGTGCTCCCGGTCGGCGACTTCCAGGGCACGCCCGTCATGAACTACGCCGACTCCGACGTGCCGTTCACGCGCATCCACGAGTTCCGCCACTTCCACCCGGAGCGCGACGCCCCGGCGGACAAGACGGTCATCATGCGCGAGTACTCGCGGTTCGCCGAGGGCGAGGACGAGCCGTACTACCCGGTGAACACCGCGGCCGACCGCGCGGGCCTGCTGAAGTACCGCGAGCTCGCCAAGCAGGAGGAGGGCGTCTTCTTCGGCGGCCGCCTCGGCACCTACCAGTACCTCGACATGCACATGGCGATCGGCGCGGCGCTCTCGATGTACGAGAACAAGCTGAAGCCCGTGCTCGCGAAGGACGCCTCCTGA
- a CDS encoding glycosyltransferase, with protein MPTEAFSLLLPVYRGDRPDFLRRAFRSTVDDQTLRPDEVVVVRDGPVSVELARTMAELAEASPVPVVTVELARNMGLAYALERGLEACAHDVVARMDADDISLPERFARQLALISDGLDLVGTGMYEFADEVGTIAGRRTPPVGADAISRYARFHDPFNHPTVVYRRQAVKRAGGYLPLGLMEDYYLFARMIQSGARVENLPDPLVMYRVSAGAYARRGGVAQLRAELRLQREFRRRRFTSLSQALRNVLVRGSYRLIPEAVRRGLYRRLITRDRTVPQARA; from the coding sequence ATGCCCACCGAGGCCTTCTCGCTCCTCCTCCCCGTGTACCGCGGCGACCGTCCCGACTTCCTCCGCCGGGCATTCCGCAGCACCGTCGACGACCAGACGCTCCGGCCGGATGAGGTCGTCGTCGTCCGCGACGGCCCCGTGTCAGTCGAGCTCGCCCGCACCATGGCGGAGCTCGCGGAGGCGTCGCCCGTCCCCGTCGTCACGGTCGAGCTCGCGCGCAACATGGGCCTCGCCTACGCGCTCGAGCGCGGGCTCGAGGCCTGCGCGCACGACGTCGTCGCCCGGATGGACGCCGACGACATCAGCCTCCCCGAGCGCTTCGCCCGCCAGCTCGCCCTCATCTCCGACGGCCTCGACCTGGTGGGCACCGGCATGTACGAGTTCGCGGACGAGGTCGGCACCATCGCCGGTCGCCGCACCCCGCCGGTCGGCGCCGACGCCATCTCCCGCTACGCGCGCTTCCACGACCCGTTCAACCACCCCACCGTCGTGTACCGGCGCCAGGCGGTGAAGCGGGCGGGCGGCTACCTCCCGCTCGGGCTGATGGAGGACTACTACCTCTTCGCGCGCATGATCCAGTCGGGCGCCCGCGTGGAGAACCTGCCGGATCCGCTCGTCATGTACCGCGTGAGCGCGGGCGCGTACGCCCGTCGCGGCGGCGTCGCCCAGCTGCGTGCCGAGCTCCGCCTGCAGCGGGAGTTCCGCCGTCGCCGCTTCACCTCCCTCTCGCAGGCCCTGCGCAACGTGCTCGTGCGCGGCAGCTACCGCCTCATCCCCGAGGCCGTGCGCCGCGGGCTGTACCGTCGCCTGATCACACGCGATCGGACGGTCCCGCAGGCCCGCGCCTGA
- a CDS encoding glycosyltransferase, with translation MSAAARVVAVVVAWNRRELVVETLRALRAQTVPVQRIVVIDNASTDGSADVIREGFPEVALTTLPTNTGGAGGFTAGIERALTVHDAELVWLMDDDTVPDPTALEELLRARAAAPRGTVVLASAVRWTDGRPHPMNTPRTRPSATRGSIARAAEHGCTPVRTASFVSMMIEADAIRAHGLPMADYFLWNDDFEYSARLLRRGRGYLVHGSTVEHRTRTFGSTDVDPGARFVFEVRNKIWMLLRSRALSPVERVLYAGAALVNWTRTVARSRDRRLLMRGLADGVRQGLNRPPRAAHEVLDGLGDVTTGIRRIEAGAGR, from the coding sequence ATGAGCGCCGCCGCGCGCGTCGTCGCCGTCGTCGTGGCCTGGAACAGGCGCGAACTCGTCGTCGAGACCCTCCGCGCCCTCCGCGCGCAGACGGTGCCCGTGCAGAGGATCGTCGTGATCGACAACGCGTCGACGGACGGGTCGGCCGACGTCATCCGTGAGGGCTTCCCGGAGGTGGCGCTCACGACGCTGCCGACGAACACTGGCGGCGCCGGCGGGTTCACCGCGGGCATCGAGCGGGCGCTCACCGTCCACGACGCCGAGCTGGTGTGGCTGATGGACGACGACACCGTCCCGGATCCCACCGCGCTCGAGGAGCTGCTGCGAGCCCGCGCGGCCGCGCCCCGCGGCACCGTCGTGCTCGCGTCCGCCGTGCGCTGGACCGACGGGCGCCCGCATCCCATGAACACCCCGCGCACGAGGCCCTCGGCGACCCGCGGGAGCATCGCGCGCGCGGCCGAGCACGGCTGCACCCCCGTGCGCACGGCGTCCTTCGTGTCGATGATGATCGAGGCCGACGCCATCCGCGCCCACGGCCTGCCGATGGCCGACTACTTCCTCTGGAACGACGACTTCGAGTACTCGGCTCGCCTGCTCCGACGAGGCCGCGGCTACCTCGTGCACGGCAGCACGGTCGAGCACCGCACGCGCACCTTCGGGTCGACGGACGTCGATCCGGGCGCGCGCTTCGTCTTCGAGGTGCGCAACAAGATCTGGATGCTGCTGCGCTCCCGTGCGCTCTCGCCCGTCGAGCGCGTCCTCTACGCGGGCGCCGCGCTCGTCAACTGGACCCGCACCGTCGCGCGCTCCCGCGACCGGCGCCTGTTGATGCGGGGGCTCGCGGACGGCGTCCGCCAGGGGCTCAACCGCCCGCCGCGGGCCGCCCACGAGGTCCTCGACGGGCTCGGCGACGTCACCACGGGGATCCGGCGGATCGAGGCGGGTGCCGGCCGCTGA
- the rfbA gene encoding glucose-1-phosphate thymidylyltransferase RfbA gives MKGIILAGGSGTRLWPITKGISKQLMPIYDKPMIYYPLSTLMMADIREVLIITTPEYNDQFRALLGDGSHLGMRIEYAVQPSPDGLAQAFVIGEEFIGDDSVALVLGDNIFHGAGLGTSLRKNTEIDGALIFAYHVADPTAYGVVEFDEDFTAVSIEEKPAHPKSAYAVPGLYFFDNDVVEIAKGIQPSERGELEITAVNDHYLQAGRLRVQVLDRGTAWLDTGTFESMMQASEYVKVIEDRQGFKIGCIEEIAYRAGWIDRDALEELARPLIKSGYGRYLVTLLDA, from the coding sequence ATGAAGGGCATCATCCTGGCCGGTGGATCCGGCACCCGGCTCTGGCCGATCACGAAGGGCATCAGCAAGCAGCTGATGCCGATCTACGACAAGCCGATGATCTACTACCCCCTGTCGACCCTGATGATGGCGGACATCCGCGAGGTGCTCATCATCACGACGCCCGAGTACAACGACCAGTTCCGGGCCCTGCTCGGCGACGGCTCGCACCTCGGCATGCGCATCGAGTACGCCGTGCAGCCCTCGCCCGACGGCCTCGCGCAGGCCTTCGTCATCGGCGAGGAGTTCATCGGCGACGACTCGGTCGCGCTCGTCCTCGGGGACAACATCTTCCACGGCGCCGGCCTGGGCACGAGCCTGCGGAAGAACACCGAGATCGACGGCGCGCTGATCTTCGCGTACCACGTGGCGGATCCCACGGCCTACGGGGTCGTCGAGTTCGACGAGGACTTCACGGCCGTCTCCATCGAGGAGAAGCCCGCGCACCCGAAGAGCGCGTATGCGGTGCCCGGCCTCTACTTCTTCGACAACGACGTGGTCGAGATCGCCAAGGGCATCCAGCCGAGCGAACGCGGCGAGCTCGAGATCACGGCCGTCAACGACCACTACCTGCAGGCCGGCCGCCTCCGGGTCCAGGTCCTCGACCGCGGCACCGCGTGGCTCGACACCGGCACGTTCGAGAGCATGATGCAGGCCTCCGAGTACGTGAAGGTCATCGAGGACCGCCAGGGCTTCAAGATCGGCTGCATCGAGGAGATCGCGTACCGCGCCGGCTGGATCGACCGCGACGCCCTCGAGGAGCTCGCGCGTCCGCTCATCAAGAGCGGGTACGGGCGATACCTCGTCACGCTGCTCGACGCGTAG